DNA from Daucus carota subsp. sativus chromosome 1, DH1 v3.0, whole genome shotgun sequence:
GGTCGATTGAGAGTAGACGGTCGCGTTTTTGGAGAAAACCCTAGCTAGCTTGAAGTACCTGTTGAGTACTGGAGTAAACGACTGCCCGCCGGTAGTGATGCGCCGGTGATTCCAGATCCTATTCTTGCTCCTGGTAACGAAATCCCAAAATATGGAGGTACATCATCTCCAAAATTTCCCCCGTTTCCTCATTTGTATATGCATGCATATGTTCAGTGATTTTCTTGTATGATTTATGTGGATATGCGTGTAATTGATAGTATATTACTCTAGGATTTATGTGTTTAGAGTTTTAATTGTTTACTTGTTTACTGTATAGTTCATATCTAAGTGGCTTTATTTGTGTTGTGAGACTGTTTTTGATTGTTTCTTCACagattttcttatatttttgtgGAAGTCTTTAGAGCACTGATTGGACTGATTGGGAATCATTGACTTCAGTTGGCTGAGATGTAGTTGCTGCCTTGGCTGCATTGGATTGATCCCTGACCCTGGGATGCCTAACCAGCACTGGCTCACCTCCTGCagctctcttttctttttcagtCAGACCTCCCTTGCAAGTCCTTGAATTGTGGTCAAGACATCCACATTTTTTGCATTTCACAGTCTGAGTCCTTTTGCCCTTTTTGTCTTCTCCTTCTTCCCTTCTTCTGTTTCTAGAAGGTCTTCATACTCCCCTCTTTAGTGTTGGTGGTATGATGATAGACAAATGAGCATATGCAGGCCACTGTTCCTTGTCTGGTATAGGGTTAATATGGTGGCTATAAGACTGTTTGTATGTCCTCACAGAATACCAAGCTGAAACCACAGTGTGAGGGTCTATTTTTGCATGCACCATAGCTCTTATGGCATGCCTACAAGGTATACCTGAAATCTTCCAAGCACCACATGAGCATATCTTATTATTAAGAGATAAGGGAAAATGAGATTTTCCCTCATGAATTTCATTTTCTCCGGGCTTTGACATATAGGCCTTGCAGCTGATGGTGTCTTTGCTGATATCTTTCAGTGCCTTCATAATTTTAGGACAGAGTTCATCATCTTTCCATCCTAATGCATTTTGATACCTTGTTGAAATTCGAACCATGCACACTCTTCTAATACCTTAAGTTAGAAAGAAATACAAATGTATAAAGAAACTAGTCATTTATATAACAAAATTGGCATGCATAAGTAGTTGAATTTTACCTTCAAGTAGAGTTAGAACTGGCCTGCACCTATCAATTCCAAGAGTAGAGTTGAAGCTCTCTACAAAATTTGAGGTGTTGGAGTCATTACACACATTTGGATCAAATCTGTGCTTGCTCCAAGTTGATGAGTCACCCAATTCTGCAAACCAGGCCATGACTCTATCACCTCCAGATTCCTTAAGCCTTTCCATAGCTTTTCTGAAGGTAAACTGTGAGGTGGCATTACATGCTCTCCAGAAAAAAATGTACATTAAAGGGCGAACAAATTACTTCTTGTAGTTCCTGCTTATGTGCCTGCAACAATATCTTCTTTTTGCAGTTGGCCATACATCCATTAAAGCAAGATCAATTCTCTACAGacaaattgaccaaattaaaCAGCTGACAAATTACTATGGTTCACAGgtttttttactttctttcgTGATAGGTTGGTTTTGATCACTCTGGGTTTTTTAACTTGTTGCCTTGAATTACTACCTGCTGCAGTCCCTTCTACTTGTTCACCAACTGACCCCTCCTCCACTTGCTCAccagcccccccccccccccacttGATGATCACCATCCACACTATTATTTTGTTCCTTTGACCtcctaaatttcaaaaccaacTTATATAATTCTGTTGGTTTTAAAACAGTCCCAACAGTAATGGGTATAATCTCCCTATCACTCAGCCTATTAAACATCCTCATCAAATGTTCTTCATTCAATGGTTGAGTTTCCATTTTAAAAGGATAATAAAAAGTCGGGAAATGGTAATCCAATTTCAGCCCCTGTTTCTTGCCCTCTTCCTCATAATTTAATACAATATCCAACATTGATGTTTTATCTGGATCAACCCCAATGTCAACACGTGTAGCCCTCCAGACAAACCTCAACACTTTCTCAACTTCACCCATatgtaaatacacacacacacatacattgaAGCACACAAACACACCAATATATACACAATCACAccaatatatacacaaacataaCACAGATATTGATATTTACACTGATCATCGCATTCTTATATCAAACAGTTAGCATGCATTTGTCTACATACGTTATTGGACTGTTTCGAATGGATTAAAAAACGTACCTTTAGAATGTCGAGATTTCAAGACGAGATGATTCCAATTGATTGTAGTGGATTCAGCAGATTCCCAAATCACTGTGCTTAAACCCTAGTCGCCTTCTCCTCACCGCTgcgtttttatgttttttaagcTTATTTCGtttttgtttatatgtttaaacATGTATTaggtttttttagatttttttttaattttgtttttaacgGCATGCCGCATGGAAGTCCAAAATATCTTGTGGTATCAAATGGAAAAGCCAATAGTACAATGGTACTATTTGGAATTTccctttttattattataactaACTTATAACCCGTGTTATGTACctgtaatttataatatttgtttaatattttaagtttattGTCAAGATAAAagtatattagaataatatgtatgtgttttcttaattaaaatagatttttaaataattaaatccgtGTTTggattataatatgttttaataattgCATGCAAGACCCATCATTATTAATGGGCGAGAGCAAATAAGAATCCGACCCCTAATTAAACAGTAGCAGAGACACACTAGAAAATCGGATAAAGAAACTCGATTTCACCTAGAAGATATCAGCCGGTTCCCAAAATTTATAACAAGCAAGAGCATGTCGCAATATCCTCTTACATTGATATATACCCCCCTGACTTCAGTTGAATCCCATAAAACCTCCCATCTCACATATCTATGTCATAGCTATGCTACAGAAGCAAACAAGAACAAGAATTCAAAACTAGCTACCACAATTAGTTGCCTATATAAATTCACCTCCCAAGGTTTTTACTGATCATTCCACATTGTGAAATTTGTTGCTCCATGACACAATGCCATGCTATTTGTATTCCTTGGAGCTAAAGCCGGAACCGCGGTTGGAATCCAGTTATTGCAAGCTGAGGTTTGATCACAAACATTAGCCACCTTCAATGGAGTACCACTTGACTGTTGcgacaaataatataaatttcttgCGTTGTAGCTTGAATTCATTTCCCCGTATGGATTGTCACAAGTACTTACATTGTTTTCCCCGTACCCTTGATTCTGATTCCCTTCAATTGCATTAGTTGGGATCATGTAGTTACCATTGTACATATTGGAGCTGGAATTTTGATCTGTTGAAGAAGTGTCGAAGTTCATCAGATTTGACTGGAAAAAATTGTGCACATTGCTTCCTTGCTGATGGAGATCGCGGTAGCTTTGAGCAAGAGCCTGATCAGAGTCTTGTACTTCTTGTTTACACCACATGTTTTGATGAGAATCATAACGAGGATAGTTCATACTCAAGGGCTGGGCTTGTTGGAAGGCGATATTAGGCCAGGTATTTTGTTGAGAGAAGTTGTAGCTCTGGATACCCTCTTCGATTTTCTGAGCATTGTGCAATTCAGCTTCTTTAAGCCGTTTGGTTGCACCAACCAGAGGAAGGGAGTTGCTTTCAAGAATTGATTTCACATCGTATCTGTTTATTTCGAAGTTTGTGACAGCAGTTATGCCGCGGAATTTGATTGCTGCAACATCATAAGCTTCTGCTGCCTCCTCCTGAGTACCTAATCACAATATTTAACAGTGATTAATTAGTTATTCCctccatttcaaaataaatgtccacttttaaaaaaatcacatggtttaagttaattttgagaaaaaagagttgtattatgtaattaattgaacataatatgtCGTATAtagttgatcttggaaatataaatcagtaatatgtgaaggagagttgattttgaaaatataaagttacattgaaagttgaagtgaacaagtattttgaaacaattttttttttttataaagtggacatgtattatgATACGGTAGGAGTACATAATATAATGCAAATAAAAGCAATATAATTTGTCTCATAACTAATTTTCCGAAAGATCAGAAGTAAACACTTACTGAAGGTTCCTAAATAAAGATCTTTGTTGCCAGCAACTCTTCCGATTCTTGCTTGCCACCTTCCATGTTGGTGGTGCCTGTGACCAATTCCATTTCAACGCCAAATATTAGTAACAAAACTGGGTTTTagcttgaacaatacaatgcaTTCATGCCAGACCACTTTGTCACTTGAGATTATTTTCGACTGTTGATTTAAATGCTTTAAATTTCTCAATTTTAAATCTATTATTCAACTATACTTAAAATGCTCCTGTGAAATTTCCAGGCATCTTAGTTCATATAATTAAAACAGATGCAACTCCCTATACAGACATGTACATATTCATAGTATTACCTGGTAACTCCTCGGTAAATCGATGCACCTCGAGAGAATCCACTACTCTTtctgaaaaaaaacaaaagacaatgtcataattaatttatttgatgcaGAAGAATTGTTAAGATTTATTATGTGTActgaaattatataattctaTTATGCATATTGTACCTTCTTATAGATGCCACAAACTCCTGTCTGGTCATGTTCTTCATGTCTTCAATCTCCTTCTCATAGCTAGTCATCTGTAAATTTACAATTTCACCATGCACATTATCAAAATTCCTAATTAACACAGAGCAATTCAGAAAGGGACACCAGTACTGTGAACACCTACTGTTATTTCGGAAAATAATTACCAAAATAAAAGTatttactaaattttgttttcttaCAGGAAAATTTGTTGTGGTTGTTGTGCCCCAATACTTGAGTGCAGCTAAATCATAAGCCCTAGCAGCTTTTTCTTCCTTATCATAGCCTCctataaattggaatcaatttcgcataagaaatatataaagcattgaAGCATTATGAACTGAATTTAACATTAAAGACAATTCTTCTTACCCAAATAAACTGCAGGAGCAAATGCATGTCATGAGCCGCCATGGATTTTAAATGTCATGACAAGATTGGAGAAAAACACATGATCAATAATCAATGAGGGGGATATCAAACACACACACGGGCATTCTGCAACTAAGAACAGTCACACATACCTTGTCGTCCTTTACGCGTTTGTCCTTCCCTTCTGCAACTGTTATCCCACAAATGAGCCTCATACCTTCCTGTCCATCTATGTCTGCACcacaaatattcaaaattaaaaaagaaaagaagtttttttttttctttttttacaaataagGCTTATAACTTTACAATAATGAGTATCTATTCTAATAAATGATCACGATGAGCAAGAATCGAGCCGAGGACGACAGTGGATAAGCTCTTGACCACTCGAGCTATACAACCgtgctaaaaaaataaaataattaagagTCGATTTAAATTAAAGTAGCTAACAAACCTAGTTACACCACGGTAGATAGAAGTCCTTTGTCCAAAGGTCTCAACAGATTTCTTCACCGCTGTAACCTCACCCCCATTCGCCTTAGTTTCCGATGAAATCTCTCCCCCACCTCCACAACTCCCTGCCTCCGGATGACTCGACTGTGACCCCATCGAAAGCGACAGCGTTTGAGATGAACTAGGAAGTCCCCTTTCACCATTATTCTCCTGAGGAGCGCTTGCAGCACTGTTGTTCCTCAACCAGTTCTTAATCATCGAAAGCCCGAACGAGCCGTTGCCTTTGCTATTCATTTCACCGCCGCCTGCGGTGGTCTCGACCATGGCCACGTCAGCAGACTGGTGCAATGAATTAGTATTGTTGTGGAACAAGTATTGATGTTGGTCACTGCTGCTATTGTGATGCTGATGATCGTCTAGGAAGGTGTGCTCGGATGTTCCAAGAAAGTTCTCCAACTTAGGCTTATTCGAATCCATTAGTATAGAGAGCTCCGAACCATTTGTGTTATAGTTCGTATCCGAGTTCCAATCTACCATAAAGTAAATCAAAAACTTAAACTTGACagatttcaataaaaaatatctctattttcaaatttatttggggaaaaaattcaaatttgtagAAAAGATTTCAAAGCTGGTTAAAAGCAGTTGATTTTCaggttatatgtatatatggttGCACCGTATTTTGAAATACTTTTTTTTGCAACtttaacaattttattttacataaataaattgatCTATTTTCATAGAGATGTATGGTACAAAAAGATATACTATCTATGCTAGAGCGcagtaaatatattagataataataatacaaaccTTGAAGATTGTTTCTGCTGAATGATTCAGCAGGGTAGCCGAAAGGAGGGGGGAGGTTGAGAGAAGGGATTAATGATTCAGTAGAGAGGCCATAGCAGTCGGTGGTGCCGGAGATTTCGTCGGAGTTGTAGATGGAGTGATGATCTTGATGTTCTTGGGGTGAGAGAGAAAACCCTAACCAGTTATTCACAGAACTAGCCATATGGATATAGTATGAGTTTAAATTGTTTTAAAGATTTAGGAGATTTTTATATGTTGTTCATGCATGTACCAGATCAGAAAGAGGTTGTTAATTAAAGAGAGTGCTTTGAATGTTGGTGAAGAAGAGGAGAGGTCTGGAGAATGAAAGGGGTGAAATGAAGATTTATATGAgactttttttgtttgtttgctagTCTCTCTCTTTGCTTATTAAATGGGGGCTTCCTTAGATTCAAAGACCAACTAATAACCCTAATCCCAAAACACTGTTAATATTTATTGATACTGAGGATGGGTTTAATTTGAGTAAATGTAGTGCAAAAACAAATAAGAGTCGTCTTCCATCTGCTAATATACAGAAATATGTGCTTGTGCTAGAGTAACTAAAGTTTACtccttatttaatttatttattttgattggtATATACATAAGTGTATTATAAGCTAATCAATATAAGTTAAATTATACTCTTCTGTTCAACCATTCCTTTACACTTTGCTTTTTCTGATGTCCAttcaaattctttacatttcaaaaattCCAAGATTGtaagattttgtaatataaaaattaagtaCTCCACCTACTTTTCCCTACTACTTTTATCTAGGTCGAGGAATTGTAGTGATGAAGATTTTTTGTATGAAAGGGTCATCGTTATTAATTAGATTATCAGTTTTTCCATGATGCGCCCGTCACACAATAAGAAGCCACCACCTACCACCGAAAAcgtggttgttagtgtgtgcccatggcacacactatatatcaaataatataaatatttgatatatattctagaaaaaaatataaatatgtgatacaTATTCTCTCCATtccaatttacatgtccacttttaagaataaaatttgtttcaatttagttgtccactttaatttttaatatatattatatttcaagaATCAATTTTACATCACATATAttgaaacggaaggagtattagtttatttattatgataGGAGTAAAATGCGAGTTTTAACATGGACAAGAAAAACGTGAATGACAGAGCACTAACTTTATTATActgtgttttttttctttttttttcccttcaTTATTAATTGTGGATATTAGTACTATTAAAATGATTGAAGAGCGAGCAATCAACCGTGACTGATATTATTGGGATTGATCTTTGAATGTTCCTTGTATGGTTCATCTATGTACACCATTTTCACATGCTCAAATTACAGGTATGATAGATGAAACATAGAGGCGTTGTTCAAACTCTTTGGAACTTGCCACAGATTTTGAAGGCCGATATTTTAGTGTCATAATTATTCTATTCAACGAAGCTTTACTATAGTCAAATCAAGTCTAGCAGAGATGAAAAGATATGATATACAAATACTACAAGTAGTCCTCTCCGTATCACACATGGTGTATTAGATACACACGTAATTAACTGTGTTATTTCAATGTGAGGAACCTCAGCCGCATCTCTTCCCAGCCCTTTCCCACTGcacctgattttttttttgggataATTTTTGAATAAGTCGTTCGTTACTCCTCtggttttatttgaaaaaaaaaaaaaactctccaATGTAGGCCCAACATTGCCACTTGAAAAAAGAGTGCCAGGTGGGTAAATGAAACCGATGACGACACGGTCTATTATATGTTGTGCAGGATTGACGTGTCAATGatcaaaaacattaaaataaatccgGTATTAGTCGGTTTTTAATACTTGATCGGGTTTATTCTAGGTGATTTTGGCAAGCATAAAACCGACCGGTCATTGTGGAGTGTCTCGGTCAAATTTATCCCAGAacagataaaatttaataaaactaATC
Protein-coding regions in this window:
- the LOC108215639 gene encoding AP2-like ethylene-responsive transcription factor BBM1, with translation MASSVNNWLGFSLSPQEHQDHHSIYNSDEISGTTDCYGLSTESLIPSLNLPPPFGYPAESFSRNNLQDWNSDTNYNTNGSELSILMDSNKPKLENFLGTSEHTFLDDHQHHNSSSDQHQYLFHNNTNSLHQSADVAMVETTAGGGEMNSKGNGSFGLSMIKNWLRNNSAASAPQENNGERGLPSSSQTLSLSMGSQSSHPEAGSCGGGGEISSETKANGGEVTAVKKSVETFGQRTSIYRGVTRHRWTGRYEAHLWDNSCRREGQTRKGRQVYLGGYDKEEKAARAYDLAALKYWGTTTTTNFPMTSYEKEIEDMKNMTRQEFVASIRRKSSGFSRGASIYRGVTRHHQHGRWQARIGRVAGNKDLYLGTFSTQEEAAEAYDVAAIKFRGITAVTNFEINRYDVKSILESNSLPLVGATKRLKEAELHNAQKIEEGIQSYNFSQQNTWPNIAFQQAQPLSMNYPRYDSHQNMWCKQEVQDSDQALAQSYRDLHQQGSNVHNFFQSNLMNFDTSSTDQNSSSNMYNGNYMIPTNAIEGNQNQGYGENNVSTCDNPYGEMNSSYNARNLYYLSQQSSGTPLKVANVCDQTSACNNWIPTAVPALAPRNTNSMALCHGATNFTMWNDQ
- the LOC108220994 gene encoding uncharacterized protein LOC108220994; translated protein: MERLKESGGDRVMAWFAELGDSSTWSKHRFDPNVCNDSNTSNFVESFNSTLGIDRCRPVLTLLEGIRRVCMVRISTRYQNALGWKDDELCPKIMKALKDISKDTISCKAYMSKPGENEIHEGKSHFPLSLNNKICSCGAWKISGIPCRHAIRAMVHAKIDPHTVVSAWYSVRTYKQSYSHHINPIPDKEQWPAYAHLSIIIPPTLKRGV